Within the Acidimicrobiales bacterium genome, the region TTCTCGCAGATGTCGTCGATCAGCTCGGCGCAGATCCGCTCGACCGAGTCCTGGACCTCCTGAAGGCGCCGGGGGGTGAACGAGCGGCTGACGATCCCGCGCAGTCGGGCGTGGCGGGGATCGTCCATGTTGATGAACGACCCGAAGAACTCCATGGCCTGCTCGGGCATGTCCTGGATGGCGATCGATCCCTGCCCGGAGCAGAACAGCTGCGGGCGGCGGCTGATCTCCACCAGCTCGGCGTGGCCGATGACAGCCCAGAACGGATGCACCTCGTCGAGGAACCCCTCCAGCTCGACGGGGAACAACGGCCCGTGCTCGCTGCGGAGGCCGGCGAAGTCGGCCATCCGCTCCGCCAGGGACCGCCGCCAGAAGCCGGACTGCCCCACCGACAGGCCGCTCGGCGCCAGCGTGTTCATCGGTCGTCTCCTCCCCCGGGTGCGGCGCGCGACGCCCACGCCGCCCGCGCCTCGGGCGAGTCCAGCCGCCCGAAGTTGAAGCGCATGTTGGCGGACTGGCCGCCGACGGCGACGAGGGCGCCGTCCGGGGTCCACACCCGCACCGATCCGTGGCCGTGCGAGCCGGCGGCCATGTGGCCGCGCAGGTCCATGAGCACCCACTCGACGCCGTCGGGCACGCTCCCGAAGCGCATGCTGTTGTCCAGGCTGATCCCCCCGCCGGCGATCCCGGCGGCCCGGGCGATGGCGGGAGGGACCATGTCGGCCAGGAAGGCGATGCCGGCCCGGGTGAGCCCGGTCCACCCCTCCGGGGCCGCCGTCGGCACGATGCGCGCCCACAGCGCCATGTGGGGCGCCGACTCCGGCGGCCCGAGCGTCTCGGCCACCCGGACCTCCACCCACGAGTGGAAACCGGGCTGGTCGGCCGGCGGGGACTCGACCCGGGGGCCCGGACCGGTCGCCATGGGAACGCCCCGGTCGGGACCGGTCACCGCCGGCATCTCCTCGTACTGGCCCTCCATCCCGTCGGGACGGGGCGCGGCCGTCGAGCCCAGGGCCACGAACAGCACCCGGTCCCCCAGCCGCCCGGTCACCTGGCACTGGGAGATGTGGCGGCCGTTGGAGAGGACCTCGACCGGACAGTCGATGACGTCCCCGGTCGAGGCCTGCGAGACGTACTGGGTCGTGATCCACAGACAGGGCCGGCGGGTGGCCGCCTCCATGGCCACCACGGCTACGGCGATGGCGGTTCCGCCGTAGAGGGCGCCGTCGCCGCGCGACACCCGGGGCGTGAGGGTGAACCGGCCCTGCCGGCCGTCGGGGTCGAACGAGAGCCCCAGCAGCTCCACGTCCGCCGGGTCGGGGCAGCCCGTCACTTGACGAGCGGGTCCCGGGGCAGGCCGAGGATGCGCTCGCCGATCTGGTTGCGCGTGATCTCGGACGTGCCGCCGGCGATCGTCATGGCCCGGGAGAAGATCAGCACCTGGTTGGCGATGGCGGCCACGTCCTCACCGATGGCGAAGCCGGGGCCGATCAGCTCGAGGGCCAGGTCGGCCGAGCGCTGCATGCTCTCCGCCGAAAGCAGCTTGGTCACGTTGCCCTCGGGACCGGGCTCCCC harbors:
- a CDS encoding thioesterase family protein: MTGCPDPADVELLGLSFDPDGRQGRFTLTPRVSRGDGALYGGTAIAVAVVAMEAATRRPCLWITTQYVSQASTGDVIDCPVEVLSNGRHISQCQVTGRLGDRVLFVALGSTAAPRPDGMEGQYEEMPAVTGPDRGVPMATGPGPRVESPPADQPGFHSWVEVRVAETLGPPESAPHMALWARIVPTAAPEGWTGLTRAGIAFLADMVPPAIARAAGIAGGGISLDNSMRFGSVPDGVEWVLMDLRGHMAAGSHGHGSVRVWTPDGALVAVGGQSANMRFNFGRLDSPEARAAWASRAAPGGGDDR